The nucleotide window ACCGTCGCGACCACCTCGCGGGAGGCGTGTTCGACGACGGCCACCTGGTTCGCGTCTTGGACGGGGACGTACAGCTTCTCGCGGTTCGGTCCCCACGCGGCGGATATCGCGCTCCCGCCGACGTCGAGGGTCGTTTCGTACTCGAACGACTCTAAGTCGATCACGCCGACGCCCTCGCCGGGGATGAGGAGGTACGCCGCCTCGTTGTTCGGGTCGACTTCGCTCGTGATCGGCGCGCCCGGGAGGCCGTCGTCGCGGGTGATCTTCCCGACCTCCTTGGGGTTTTCCGGGTCCGAGATGTCCCAGAGGCTCTCGGAGCCCTCACGCGGGACCTCGGGGTCGCCGCCGAGGGTCCCCTCGCCGTTCTCGACGAGGAGGTGCTGCCCGTCGAACGACGCGGTACACATGAACGGCAGCACGTTGCCCTCGTTGACCGGCTCGCCAGAAGCGACGCGCGTGACCGTCTCAAAGGGGTCGACGCTCACCACGCGGATCGACTCGTCGGCGACGTCGACGACGAACGCGTAGTCGCCGTCCGGACCCATCGTCATGTCGCAGGGGCCGACGTAGCCGGTCTCGATCTCGGCAGTCACCTCGCCGAAGGAGTCGCTGTCGGGGTCGGCGTCGACGCGGAAGATCGCGTGCGCCGCGTCGCCCTCGGGCTCCATGCCGGTCGTCCCGCCGGAGGCGATCAGCAGGTGTTCGCCGTCCGGCGTCACGTTCGGGTAGTTCGGGCCGTAGCCCGTCTCCACGAACGCGAGCTCTTCAAGGGTGCGCTGGTCGAACGCGCGGACCCCGCCGGAGACGTTCAGCCACGCCACGTGGTAGTCGTCATCGATCCCGGTGGAGTACTGGTTCGCCGGGAACGACGCCGTCGTGTCGAGGAACTCCGTCGTGATCAGCTCGTCGCTCTCGACGTCGATGACGCTGACGGTCCGGTCCCCGTTGTTGAACGTGAACACCGTCGGAGCCGCCTCGTCGCCGCCGTCTCCGCCCTCGCCGCCGCCGGAACAGCCGGCGAGCGCGGTCGCCGCGCCGACCGCCCCGGACGCCTGAAGCAGCCGCCGTCGGTCTACGCCGTCCGCGAACGGGTTCGTCCGGTCGTCGTTCGCGAGGTCGGCACCCTTCGACGGACGGGGGTCCGATCCGCAGTCACAGCCGCAGTCGTC belongs to Halorubrum sp. DM2 and includes:
- a CDS encoding twin-arginine translocation signal domain-containing protein; the encoded protein is MSDDCGCDCGSDPRPSKGADLANDDRTNPFADGVDRRRLLQASGAVGAATALAGCSGGGEGGDGGDEAAPTVFTFNNGDRTVSVIDVESDELITTEFLDTTASFPANQYSTGIDDDYHVAWLNVSGGVRAFDQRTLEELAFVETGYGPNYPNVTPDGEHLLIASGGTTGMEPEGDAAHAIFRVDADPDSDSFGEVTAEIETGYVGPCDMTMGPDGDYAFVVDVADESIRVVSVDPFETVTRVASGEPVNEGNVLPFMCTASFDGQHLLVENGEGTLGGDPEVPREGSESLWDISDPENPKEVGKITRDDGLPGAPITSEVDPNNEAAYLLIPGEGVGVIDLESFEYETTLDVGGSAISAAWGPNREKLYVPVQDANQVAVVEHASREVVATVETGEAPTGALAGTVRPEGDAVASVQAQLASLGITFGDMEATYCMDDHCYCG